One region of Quercus lobata isolate SW786 chromosome 2, ValleyOak3.0 Primary Assembly, whole genome shotgun sequence genomic DNA includes:
- the LOC115977890 gene encoding uncharacterized protein DDB_G0290301-like, producing MTKLNDGVFELLTARFFSGITFPIHLMVGSPKKHLDDAVMQEEQEQACSSKEHSDDAVMQEEQEQARSSKEHSDTVTQDQEEDCSSNKHSDDAVTQEEQDQVCSSKEHSDDAVMQEEQEQACSSKEHSDTVTQDQEDDCLSNKHSDDAVTQEEQEQACSSKEHSDDTVMQEQEQACSSKGHSDDAVIQEEQEQTCSSKEHSDTVMQEQERACSSNKQSDDAVTQEQEQACSSKEHFDDAVIQERALQLSREKQHYMRLTSFLKVDNSFLSPWNWDPSANANTNSNDTSGNVNTEPIDTNNDDNGEQQLMKFQPGSFFSEEGPWSTVKYSESSSRKL from the coding sequence ATGACAAAGCTCAATGATGGAGTTTTCGAACTATTAACTGCGCGATTTTTTTCTGGGATTACGTTTCCAATTCATCTAATGGTGGGCTCGCCAAAAAAACATTTAGATGATGCAGTCATGCAAGAAGAACAAGAACAGGCTTGCTCGTCGAAAGAACATTCAGATGATGCAGTCATGCAAGAAGAACAAGAACAGGCTCGCTCGTCGAAAGAACATTCAGATACAGTCACGCAAGATCAAGAAGAGGATTGCTCGTCGAATAAACATTCTGATGATGCTGTAACGCAAGAAGAACAAGACCAGGTTTGCTCGTCGAAAGAACATTCTGATGATGCAGTCATGCAAGAAGAACAAGAACAGGCTTGCTCGTCGAAAGAACATTCAGATACAGTCACGCAAGATCAAGAAGATGATTGCTTGTCGAATAAACATTCTGATGATGCTGTAACGCAAGAAGAACAAGAACAGGCTTGCTCGTCGAAAGAACATTCTGATGATACAGTCATGCAAGAACAAGAACAGGCTTGCTCGTCGAAAGGACATTCTGATGATGCAGTCATACAAGAAGAACAGGAACAGACTTGCTCGTCGAAAGAACATTCAGATACAGTCATGCAAGAACAAGAACGGGCTTGCTCGTCGAATAAACAATCTGATGATGCTGTAACGCAAGAACAAGAACAGGCTTGCTCGTCAAAAGAACATTTTGATGATGCAGTCATACAAGAACGGGCCCTTCAACTTTCTAGAGAGAAGCAACATTACATGCGTTTGACATCGTTCTTAAAAGTTGATAATTCGTTTCTTTCTCCGTGGAATTGGGACCCTAGTGCCAATGCAAATACCAATAGCAACGACACTTCAGGTAATGTCAATACCGAACCTATTGATACCAATAACGATGATAATGGAGAACAACAACTCATGAAATTTCAACCAGGTTCTTTCTTCAGTGAAGAGGGGCCATGGTCGACAGTAAAATATTCTGAATCTTCAAGTCGTAAATTGTAA